From Meiothermus sp., a single genomic window includes:
- a CDS encoding transposase, whose product MEDSPQSTATECCQGRCGSASALEKGGLKALIAEQLHRGGQTLGEALGRIGFSDELRLGLLGQVRRVLAPRGVKVVQTVQRAYQYAYLLLAVIPAIGQLRWGWIPRLKQEHLKPVLEQWGLAINVWDGAGVHRGRSLSELAGSRILQPAYSPELNPAERVFEEVRRAIEGKVYPSLEHKRLAAEEFLTQLAADPTRVKRLCFWPWIQEALCVTSS is encoded by the coding sequence ATGGAAGATTCACCCCAAAGTACCGCGACCGAGTGCTGCCAAGGCCGATGCGGCAGCGCAAGCGCGCTGGAAAAAGGGGGGCTCAAAGCCCTGATAGCCGAGCAGCTCCACCGAGGGGGTCAGACCCTGGGGGAGGCTCTGGGCCGGATTGGGTTTAGCGATGAGCTGCGGTTGGGACTGCTGGGTCAAGTTCGACGGGTGCTGGCGCCTCGGGGGGTGAAGGTCGTTCAAACGGTACAGCGGGCATACCAGTATGCCTACCTGCTGCTGGCGGTGATACCGGCCATCGGTCAGTTGAGGTGGGGTTGGATTCCCCGCCTGAAGCAAGAACACCTCAAACCGGTGCTGGAGCAATGGGGGTTAGCCATCAACGTTTGGGATGGGGCGGGGGTTCATCGGGGTCGTAGCCTATCCGAGCTAGCGGGGAGTCGTATCCTTCAACCGGCCTATTCGCCCGAGCTCAATCCTGCCGAGCGGGTGTTTGAGGAGGTCAGGCGGGCCATTGAAGGCAAAGTGTACCCTTCGCTGGAACACAAACGCCTGGCTGCCGAGGAGTTCCTCACCCAGCTTGCGGCTGATCCAACTAGGGTCAAGCGGCTTTGCTTTTGGCCTTGGATTCAAGAGGCTTTATGTGTCACCTCGTCGTAG
- a CDS encoding winged helix-turn-helix domain-containing protein translates to MGRRIAPIDWTESAEELEAQYRRERNLERRKRLQAMWLVRRGKAAQDAAKEVGIGRKTLNRWLAWYRAGGLQEVLKRVPGWGVKVSRAWLDQDQQLELRAESAQGSFRTYEEARQWVQQRFGVQYSYKGLYGLMARWKIHPKVPRPSAAKADAAAQARWKKGGSKP, encoded by the coding sequence ATGGGTCGTAGGATTGCCCCAATCGATTGGACTGAAAGCGCAGAGGAGCTGGAGGCACAGTATAGACGGGAGAGGAACCTGGAACGACGTAAACGGCTGCAGGCGATGTGGCTGGTACGTCGAGGCAAAGCTGCACAGGATGCGGCCAAAGAAGTGGGGATTGGACGTAAAACCCTCAACCGGTGGCTGGCTTGGTATCGGGCCGGGGGATTGCAGGAGGTGTTGAAGCGCGTACCGGGCTGGGGGGTCAAGGTCAGTCGAGCCTGGTTGGATCAAGACCAACAACTGGAACTGCGAGCCGAGAGTGCCCAAGGAAGCTTTCGCACCTACGAAGAAGCGCGGCAGTGGGTGCAACAACGCTTTGGGGTGCAGTACAGCTATAAAGGCCTCTATGGGCTGATGGCTCGATGGAAGATTCACCCCAAAGTACCGCGACCGAGTGCTGCCAAGGCCGATGCGGCAGCGCAAGCGCGCTGGAAAAAGGGGGGCTCAAAGCCCTGA